GCAGCCTCGCCAATCATTAGCCGGGCATCACTGGTTGAGGCGTCGAAGTGCGGGTCAAGCACTCGATGCATTCACACGTCTGCGCTTGCGCTCGACTCTTCCTTAGGACCTGGTGTGTTTGAAAACCAGGGCAATGATACCGAAGCCACACAAGACCATAGTGGATGGTTCAGGAACAACCGCCGGGTCGGGATATGTGAAGCCGTTGCTGCCGGTACCCGATCCCGGTCCTGGCCCGGGACCGCCACTGGTGTCTGGTGCTGGACTAGAACAGCACACGCCGAGATTGATCGGCCCGATGATTTGAAGATTATCGATGGACAGCCCAGACGAATCGCTTGCGCCGTTGCGGGTGATAACAATCGTGTCGAAGCTTTCGTTGTTGAAGCCGATGTAGCCGGACCCGGGAGTGCCAGCCACAGCGGCCGTCAGTGTATCGACGAGCGTTCCGTTGGCTCCCCCCCGGTAAGCCTGGAAGGTGAACGAACTGTTCTGATCCACGGCGGCGAAAGCGGCGCCGGTCACCGTCGCGTTAAAGGCGATGGTCATGGTGGTGTCGGTGGGCCAGCCGAAGAATCCATTTACCAGATCTCCGCCAGAAAATCCGATGGAACCCGCTTGCCCCAGGTCGCCATTGTCCCAGCCAAAACCGGTGAAGTTCACGCCGAAGTACGAACTCACCACTACACGGTCGGCGAGGCCAGATCCTCCATCGAAAGTAAGGATGGTGTTGGGGCTTGCCAGACCGGTAGCGCTGCCGTTGATTTGATCCGCCATGGCGAAAGATCCCATCAGCAGCAGGACTGCGACAAGAGGGAAGCCTCCACGAAATCTCATTGCTGTCCACCTCTGAACGGAATTGGCTCGATGCCAAGAACGTGAAACGTAGGACAAGGTGCAATGCGGTCTCCAATTGCGACGAAAAATGGAATTTATGCGCCCCAAGAATGAAAG
The window above is part of the Terriglobales bacterium genome. Proteins encoded here:
- a CDS encoding PEP-CTERM sorting domain-containing protein; the protein is MGSFAMADQINGSATGLASPNTILTFDGGSGLADRVVVSSYFGVNFTGFGWDNGDLGQAGSIGFSGGDLVNGFFGWPTDTTMTIAFNATVTGAAFAAVDQNSSFTFQAYRGGANGTLVDTLTAAVAGTPGSGYIGFNNESFDTIVITRNGASDSSGLSIDNLQIIGPINLGVCCSSPAPDTSGGPGPGPGSGTGSNGFTYPDPAVVPEPSTMVLCGFGIIALVFKHTRS